The Methanosphaera sp. WGK6 genomic interval TTATCGTTCAAGAGCTTCATATAAAATAAAACAATTAGATAAGAAATATAATTTATTAAAACCAGATTACAATGTTGTTGACCTTGGTGCTGCACCAGGAGGCTGGAGTCAAGTAGTAGCTGATGTAATTGGTGAAGAAGGAACTGGTCAAATAATTAGTGTGGACCTAGAATACATTAAACCAATAGACCATGAAGCATATACAGGTGTAAAAGGAGATTTCACCACCCCTGAAATACAGGAGACAATTATTGAATTAATTGATGGTAAAGCAGATGTTATATTATCTGATGCATCACCCAAATTAACTGGAATTAAAGATATAGATAATTTCAAAGCATATGACCTTGCAATGGCTGTTATTGATATTACTGAAAATATCCTAAAAAATGAAGGTAATCTTATTATGAAAGCATTCCAAGGTGAAGCTTACCAAGAATTAATTAAAAGACTTAAGAAAAAGTTCAGAAATGTTAAAACCACCAAACCTAATTCATCCCGTAAACGTAGTGCTGAAATGTATGTTATTGCACGAGGATTTAAGGGCGGTAAATAACTAATTAATATAAAAATTTAAAAAAAGATAAATAAATGAAGGATAAATGACAACTTATTTACTTGCTGTTATATTATTATAAATTCCTTCAGCTTCTTTTAATTCTTCTCTTACCTGACTAATTTTATTTTTAATGAATTGATCAGATTTACCATTACCAATATCACTTTCAAGTTCAGTTAAAGTCTGATTCGATTCTGAGAGTTTTATTTTCCCATTATTAAACATTGTTTTAACATTTGCATCAGGCATTGTTCCTAATTGCTGATTTAAAGAAGTGTATTTTTGAGATAAATTATTATACTCCATCTTTAATTGATTTAAATCATCATAAGATGCTCCACTATTAACAGTTGTGGATACAGAATTAGTTACTCCTGAAACAAATATATAACCAACAACAAATAAAGTTAATAAAATTAAAATTATACCAATTAATGAAATTGTTAGAGAAGTTGTTTTAAATAATTTCAACCTTGATCTTTTCATACAAAACCTCTGATACGTTACATGATATATCAATTTGTTAGTTATTTAAACTTTTATTTTTCAGAGTATTAATATTATACTAGTTATATATTAAAAAAATATTCAACCTAAATAATAAAAAACATGAGCTAAATAAAATAATAATATATGACAGTAGAAACTAATAGAAATTCATTTACATCATCAACTGTAAAACTTGAAGAATTCTTCAGTACTCGTTGTAAAGATGAAGTATTTGCAGTTTTAGATATGTATCCTGAGGAAAAATCAGTTATTGTTGATTATAATGATTTAGAGATGTTTGATCCAGACTCTGCTGATTTATTAATTGAAAAACCTGATGAAACCCTTGAAGCAGCAAGTAAATCTATTGTAAATATAGATCCACAACGGAAAAATGCACAGTTAAATGTGCGATTTAAAAATGTACGTAATATTGTACCACTACGATTTTTACGTAGTGAATTTATTGGTAAATTTGTTGCCGTTGATGGTATTGTACGTAAAACTGATGAAATTCATCCACGTATAATAACAGCTGTTTTTGAATGTAGAAGCTGTATGAGAATACATGAAGTTGAACAAAAATCAAATATTATTCATGAACCTGCAGTATGCAGTGAATGTGGTGGACGTTCATTTAAATTAATTCAAGATGAATCAAGATACATGGATACTCAAACAGTAAAACTACAAGAACCCCTTGAAAACCTATCTGGAGGAGATCAACCAAGACAAATAAATATCATCCTCGAAGATGATATGGTTGATACTTTAACTCCTGGAGATAAGGTTAGAGTAACAGGTATTTTAAAAACAAATCGTGATGAACGAACAAAACGATTCAACAACTACATTTATGGTAATTATTTTGAACCATTAGAACAAGAATTTGAAGAATTACACATTGATGAAGAAGATGAAAAAGAAATTATAGAATTAGCAAAATCTCCTGATATTTATGATAAGATTATTGATTCTACTGCACCATCAATACAAGGTTATTATGAAGTAAAAGAAGCTATTGCATTCCAATTATTTGGAGGTACTGCAAAAGAGCTTGAAGATAAAACACGTATTAGAGGAGATATGCATATACTTATTGTAGGAGATCCCGGTATTGGTAAATCTCAGATACTGAAATATGTATCCAAAC includes:
- a CDS encoding RlmE family RNA methyltransferase, with protein sequence MSRWKAKHDKEHYYKLAKKQNYRSRASYKIKQLDKKYNLLKPDYNVVDLGAAPGGWSQVVADVIGEEGTGQIISVDLEYIKPIDHEAYTGVKGDFTTPEIQETIIELIDGKADVILSDASPKLTGIKDIDNFKAYDLAMAVIDITENILKNEGNLIMKAFQGEAYQELIKRLKKKFRNVKTTKPNSSRKRSAEMYVIARGFKGGK
- a CDS encoding minichromosome maintenance protein MCM, coding for MTVETNRNSFTSSTVKLEEFFSTRCKDEVFAVLDMYPEEKSVIVDYNDLEMFDPDSADLLIEKPDETLEAASKSIVNIDPQRKNAQLNVRFKNVRNIVPLRFLRSEFIGKFVAVDGIVRKTDEIHPRIITAVFECRSCMRIHEVEQKSNIIHEPAVCSECGGRSFKLIQDESRYMDTQTVKLQEPLENLSGGDQPRQINIILEDDMVDTLTPGDKVRVTGILKTNRDERTKRFNNYIYGNYFEPLEQEFEELHIDEEDEKEIIELAKSPDIYDKIIDSTAPSIQGYYEVKEAIAFQLFGGTAKELEDKTRIRGDMHILIVGDPGIGKSQILKYVSKLAPRGIYTSGKGTSGVGLTAAAVRDDLGGWSLEAGALVLGDKGNVCVDELDKMREEDRSAIHEALEQQTISIAKAGIMATLNSRCSVLAAANPKFGRFDRYKSIAEQIDLPSPILSRFDLIFIIEDKPNAERDHSLAGHILKIHQESTIPYVIEPELMRKYIAYARRNVQPTLTKEAAKVLQDFYVTMRSGAIDEEAPVPITARQLEALVRLSEASARIRLSNEVLKEDAERAIKLQEDCMKQVGYDPDTGKVDIDKVEGRTSKSERDKINIVTDVIKELSEEYEGNAPRNIVYAELADKYNIDENKVDNLINMLKSKGVIYEPSPDHFKVA